From Thalassoglobus sp. JC818, one genomic window encodes:
- a CDS encoding MBL fold metallo-hydrolase, producing MLLKYFYDSALAHASYVVGCQRAQVAVVVDPGRDVEQYLEMAEREGVRLIAVAETHIHADYVSGARELADRVGAKLYVSDEGPEEWKYQFADQYDHQLLNDGDSFTIGKIKFDVLHTPGHTPESISFMITDQGGGADQPMGIFTGDFVFVGSIGRPDLLEEAAGLVNTAEPGARDLFHSAEKFKQLPDYLQVWPAHGAGSACGKGLGAIPSSTVGYEKLFNPALQFTDEERFVKYILADQPEAPKYFAVMKRVNKEGPEIIGDAKLSDLLAIDELSTALEEGTVIDLTPSKQFGEGHVPHSINIPTAMLAGWAGWIVDYSKPVWLIADVEQLPEAIRVLRKIGLDDVRGYFDVDDVRNAGMATERYPSLTPQELKPRIESGEVTLVDVRSDEEWKSGHIAGAEHQFLGRLPDNLGDLDKDKPIVTQCQTGGRSAIAASLLQANQIEVINMTGGLNAWTGSGVEEV from the coding sequence ATGTTGCTCAAGTACTTTTACGACAGCGCTTTGGCTCATGCTTCTTATGTGGTCGGTTGTCAACGCGCCCAGGTCGCTGTGGTTGTTGATCCCGGTCGCGACGTCGAACAATATCTCGAAATGGCTGAACGTGAAGGTGTGCGACTCATCGCCGTCGCAGAGACGCATATTCACGCTGACTATGTCTCCGGCGCTCGTGAATTGGCCGATCGAGTCGGTGCAAAGCTCTACGTGTCGGACGAAGGTCCGGAAGAATGGAAGTATCAATTTGCCGATCAGTATGACCACCAACTGCTCAATGATGGGGACTCATTCACAATTGGGAAGATCAAGTTCGACGTGCTTCACACACCAGGGCACACACCTGAAAGTATTTCTTTCATGATCACGGATCAGGGAGGCGGAGCTGACCAGCCAATGGGTATATTCACCGGCGACTTCGTCTTCGTCGGTTCGATCGGTCGTCCAGATTTGCTCGAAGAGGCAGCTGGTCTTGTGAATACAGCTGAGCCTGGGGCACGAGATTTGTTTCATTCAGCGGAGAAGTTTAAACAACTTCCCGACTATCTTCAGGTCTGGCCAGCACACGGTGCAGGCAGCGCTTGCGGGAAAGGATTAGGGGCAATTCCTTCGTCCACTGTCGGATACGAAAAGCTCTTCAACCCAGCTTTGCAGTTCACTGACGAAGAGCGATTCGTGAAGTACATCCTCGCCGATCAGCCAGAGGCTCCTAAGTACTTTGCTGTGATGAAGCGAGTTAATAAGGAAGGGCCTGAGATTATTGGCGACGCAAAGCTCTCTGATCTACTGGCGATCGATGAACTCAGCACTGCACTGGAAGAGGGGACCGTCATTGACCTCACGCCTTCGAAGCAGTTCGGCGAAGGTCATGTTCCTCATAGTATAAACATTCCGACAGCGATGCTCGCAGGCTGGGCGGGCTGGATTGTTGACTACTCGAAACCAGTTTGGTTGATCGCTGATGTGGAGCAGTTACCCGAAGCAATTCGCGTGCTCCGTAAGATTGGTCTCGACGATGTGCGAGGTTATTTCGACGTTGATGATGTTCGGAACGCGGGGATGGCGACAGAAAGGTATCCATCACTCACACCGCAGGAACTAAAGCCACGAATCGAGTCGGGTGAAGTCACGCTTGTCGATGTCCGTTCCGACGAAGAGTGGAAATCGGGTCACATCGCCGGAGCGGAGCACCAATTTCTGGGAAGACTTCCCGACAATCTCGGTGACCTCGACAAAGACAAGCCGATCGTTACTCAATGTCAGACTGGCGGTCGATCCGCGATTGCTGCAAGTCTCCTTCAAGCGAATCAAATCGAAGTGATCAATATGACCGGAGGCTTGAATGCTTGGACGGGCTCCGGAGTCGAAGAAGTCTGA
- a CDS encoding DUF1559 domain-containing protein, with amino-acid sequence MPFAQRFRRKRRGFTLIELLVVIAIIAILIALLLPAVQQAREAARRSACKNNLKQLVLALHNYESTYGLLPPGYLHKFDPAGSSANHMGFAWGLMILPQLEQANLYQQFDFDTPVFDVIQQVPREQHLSVFLCPSDPYSDGAFVVRDDSVTPIEQYASASYAANWGPSSETVNLDDTPLQSRGVFYRNSSTRFRDVTDGLSNTLFLGERTNGPLPGAAAGGHQVFETAWSAAVREIADLSDDHGHMVLFETQYRPNQPGTDDKGVSAPHTGIGQFAMGDGTVRAISENIDADVYNALGTRSGGEVVGEF; translated from the coding sequence ATGCCATTTGCTCAACGCTTTCGACGAAAACGTCGTGGCTTTACATTGATTGAATTGCTGGTGGTCATCGCCATCATCGCGATTCTAATTGCCCTTCTTCTGCCAGCTGTGCAACAGGCTCGTGAAGCAGCCAGAAGGTCAGCTTGCAAAAATAACCTCAAGCAACTCGTTCTCGCTCTGCACAACTACGAGTCGACGTATGGACTCCTTCCACCCGGCTATCTGCACAAGTTCGATCCCGCCGGTTCGAGCGCTAATCACATGGGATTTGCCTGGGGGCTCATGATTCTCCCACAACTGGAGCAGGCCAATCTGTATCAGCAGTTCGACTTCGATACTCCCGTTTTTGATGTCATTCAGCAGGTTCCACGTGAGCAACATCTGTCAGTCTTTCTCTGTCCGTCTGATCCGTATTCGGACGGCGCGTTTGTTGTCAGAGATGATTCAGTGACACCGATCGAGCAATACGCATCTGCCAGTTATGCGGCCAACTGGGGGCCATCGTCGGAGACTGTGAACCTTGACGATACTCCTTTGCAAAGCCGGGGAGTCTTCTACCGGAACAGTTCGACACGGTTTCGAGACGTTACAGATGGGTTGTCCAACACATTGTTCTTAGGTGAACGAACAAACGGGCCGCTTCCTGGTGCGGCTGCCGGAGGTCATCAAGTTTTTGAGACGGCCTGGTCTGCTGCCGTTCGTGAAATCGCTGACCTGTCAGACGATCATGGTCATATGGTCCTGTTTGAAACGCAGTACCGGCCGAACCAACCCGGAACGGATGACAAAGGCGTTTCTGCACCGCATACCGGAATTGGTCAGTTTGCAATGGGGGATGGTACAGTTCGCGCGATTAGCGAGAACATCGATGCAGACGTCTACAACGCACTCGGCACTCGGTCGGGTGGTGAAGTTGTCGGCGAGTTCTAA